The Bdellovibrionales bacterium genome includes the window TTCTCAAGATGAAATATGATTAAGAAAGCGATCTGTTTCAGATTTAAAAAAGATGACTCAAAACAAAACACATTTTCGGCATCGAGTTTGCTCCTAAGAATAATCAAGACTCTGGTTAAGAAAATCTCTTAAAGGTTCGATAGGGAGAGGCAGATCGAGATGAAAAAAGAAAATTAAGAGAAAGAAAATAAGAGAAGAAGTGAGAATCTTAAATTTTGAAATAAGAAGTATGAAGTAAGAGGGTAGATAAACTAAAACTGTATGGTGAAATAAGCCAGAACGTAATAAGGAGGAATAATGAAAAGAATCACTAATAACGCAAAGGGCTTTTCTCTGATCGAGCTCATGATTGTGGTTGCAATCATTGGTATTTTGGCTGCGGTTGCAGTTCCAAGCTTCCAGCGTTTTCAGGCCAAAGCGAGACAATCCGAAGCAAAAACACTTCTCTCAGGATTGTACACTGCTGAGAAGACCTACAAAATGGAGTGGGGAACTTATCTTGGAGATTTCCGAAATATCGGATATGACCCCAACGGTAACTTGCGCTTCCGAGTTGGTTTTTCTGCTGGTGGCGTGGCTAATATCATCGGTTATCAAGGTCCAGGAGTTGCAGCTGGTGCGGCCTCTGTTCAATTCAATACTTCTGTGTATTGCCCAGCTTCTACAACCTGCACAGAAACTCCATTCGGTCTTGCCTTCGTCGCTATCGCCGGTGACGTTCCTCCCACTACAACTGTTTTCACAGCTATCGCAGCTGGCGATATTGATGGTGACGATGCCGTTCGCGACACTTGGTCGATGGCAGAAGATAAAACTCTTCTTAACTCTATCGTAGATCTGTAGACCGATTTTTCAGCAGGTCTGTTCTTGGAAGAGTTAGTTCGAAACAAGGAAGCCTTCAGTGCTTCCTTGTTTTTTATTTGGGTCGGTGTGTGAGCGGGCTTTTATTTTGATTAAGTAAAATGAATTGTGACTTTTTGGCGGCTGTGGAATCATCATAGCTGGGGAGTTGGGTCCGTAGGTTTTGGATCGGTTCTTCTTCTTATTAATATTTTTTTATTATTGGTCCTATTATTCTTTTTGGGCTCGGGGGAAAAGGGACATGAAGACTGTTTTGTGCTATCTGATTGCAGCCTTCGGA containing:
- a CDS encoding prepilin-type N-terminal cleavage/methylation domain-containing protein: MKRITNNAKGFSLIELMIVVAIIGILAAVAVPSFQRFQAKARQSEAKTLLSGLYTAEKTYKMEWGTYLGDFRNIGYDPNGNLRFRVGFSAGGVANIIGYQGPGVAAGAASVQFNTSVYCPASTTCTETPFGLAFVAIAGDVPPTTTVFTAIAAGDIDGDDAVRDTWSMAEDKTLLNSIVDL